The Pseudolabrys sp. FHR47 genome contains a region encoding:
- a CDS encoding class I SAM-dependent methyltransferase, with product MLASFFDPEKVARYAEGPVRFVPGLADLHRMTSILLAERTPNDGRVLVVGAGGGLELKALAEANPGWTFVGVDPAAEMLKLARRTLGPLGERVTLIEGLIDDAPQGPFDAAVCLLTLHFLGRDERIRTIGEIHRRLKPAAPFVAAHFSFPQGERDRALWLSRYANFAVASGHDGADGDKMRAGIEDVIARFQCLFSPEEDAAMLSAGGFTDVTPFYAAFTWRGWVSYA from the coding sequence ATGCTGGCGTCGTTCTTCGACCCTGAGAAGGTTGCTCGCTACGCCGAGGGGCCGGTTCGCTTCGTGCCGGGCCTGGCGGATCTGCATCGCATGACATCGATCCTACTGGCGGAGCGCACGCCGAATGACGGTCGCGTTCTCGTGGTCGGTGCCGGCGGCGGGCTCGAACTGAAAGCATTGGCGGAAGCGAACCCTGGTTGGACGTTCGTTGGCGTCGATCCGGCTGCTGAAATGCTCAAGCTCGCCCGGCGAACCCTCGGCCCACTGGGTGAGCGCGTGACCCTGATCGAAGGCCTGATCGACGATGCACCGCAAGGGCCCTTCGATGCGGCCGTGTGTCTGCTGACGCTGCACTTTCTCGGCCGCGACGAGCGCATCCGCACCATCGGCGAAATTCATCGACGCCTGAAGCCGGCGGCGCCTTTTGTCGCGGCGCATTTCTCGTTTCCGCAAGGCGAACGGGATCGGGCGCTGTGGTTGTCGCGCTATGCGAACTTCGCGGTTGCTTCCGGACATGACGGCGCCGATGGCGATAAAATGCGTGCGGGGATCGAAGATGTGATCGCTCGCTTCCAGTGCCTTTTCAGCCCGGAAGAAGACGCGGCCATGCTGTCGGCCGGTGGCTTTACCGATGTGACGCCGTTCTATGCAGCGTTCACATGGCGCGGCTGGGTCTCCTATGCCTGA
- a CDS encoding tetratricopeptide repeat protein yields the protein MRIADATLRLATLGAGLILAVMAPLVLACPALALDGSKSDDIVAGGPPALKSMDEAFRSGAKWLKSGDKQKAVNSLEYAAERGHAAAQWKLGRMYQAGDGVAQDDLKAFEYFRSIAANHADDNPNGAQSRFVASAFVALGHYYLEGIPNKIKAEPERARQMFDYAASYFRDAEAQYYLARLYLNGTGAPHDPRTAARWFGLAAQKGQCQAQAMLGAMLFAGDHVPRQAARGLMWLTLARDACRSGPDETWVAQLYDGAYQQSIEDERALALVYLKRWMETRRE from the coding sequence ATGCGGATAGCTGACGCAACTTTGCGTTTGGCAACGCTGGGCGCTGGCCTGATCCTCGCGGTGATGGCCCCTCTAGTCTTGGCCTGCCCCGCGCTCGCGCTCGACGGTAGCAAGTCCGACGACATCGTCGCGGGCGGCCCGCCGGCGTTGAAGTCGATGGACGAGGCTTTCCGCTCCGGCGCCAAGTGGCTCAAGAGCGGCGACAAGCAGAAGGCGGTGAACTCGCTCGAATATGCCGCCGAGCGCGGCCATGCGGCGGCGCAGTGGAAGCTCGGCCGTATGTATCAGGCGGGCGACGGCGTCGCGCAGGACGATCTCAAGGCTTTCGAGTATTTCCGTTCGATCGCCGCCAACCATGCCGACGATAATCCGAACGGTGCGCAGTCGCGCTTTGTTGCTTCGGCCTTCGTCGCGCTCGGCCACTATTATCTCGAGGGCATCCCGAACAAGATCAAGGCCGAGCCGGAGCGGGCGCGGCAGATGTTCGATTATGCCGCGTCGTATTTCCGCGACGCCGAGGCCCAGTATTATCTGGCGCGGCTCTACCTCAACGGCACCGGTGCACCGCACGATCCGCGCACCGCGGCGCGCTGGTTCGGCTTGGCTGCGCAAAAGGGCCAGTGCCAGGCGCAGGCCATGCTCGGGGCGATGCTGTTTGCCGGCGATCATGTGCCGCGGCAGGCGGCGCGTGGCCTGATGTGGCTGACGCTGGCGCGCGATGCCTGTCGGTCCGGCCCGGATGAAACCTGGGTCGCCCAGCTTTACGACGGCGCCTACCAGCAGTCGATCGAGGACGAGCGCGCACTGGCGCTGGTCTATCTCAAGCGCTGGATGGAAACGCGGCGCGAGTAG
- a CDS encoding Rrf2 family transcriptional regulator → MKKDSRLSGVLHVLLHMAEQDGPATSATLAKAMDTNPVVVRRVMSGLREQGYVRAEKGHGGGWTLAPGWQEITLRQVYDALGEPSLLAIGNRAETPGCLVEKAVNAALGSAFRDAEALLLKRLGDVRLGTLSADFRARMKSRAGHYDMETAHGS, encoded by the coding sequence ATGAAAAAGGACAGCCGTCTATCGGGCGTGCTTCACGTTCTGCTGCACATGGCGGAGCAGGACGGTCCGGCCACATCGGCGACGCTCGCCAAAGCCATGGACACCAATCCGGTGGTGGTGCGCCGCGTGATGTCGGGACTGCGCGAGCAGGGATATGTGCGAGCCGAGAAGGGCCATGGCGGCGGATGGACCCTGGCGCCGGGTTGGCAGGAGATCACGCTTCGTCAGGTCTATGACGCGCTCGGTGAGCCGTCGTTGCTGGCGATCGGTAATCGCGCCGAGACGCCGGGATGTCTGGTCGAAAAAGCAGTCAACGCGGCGCTCGGAAGTGCGTTTCGCGATGCCGAAGCGCTGCTGCTTAAGCGGCTCGGCGACGTGCGGCTCGGCACGCTTAGCGCGGATTTTCGTGCGCGCATGAAGTCGCGCGCTGGTCATTACGACATGGAGACAGCGCATGGCTCTTGA